The genomic interval GTCCGGCTGACCCAGGCTGGAGAGCTGTTTCGCAGCTACGCCTCGCGAGCGCTGGAAGACGTGGACGCGGGGCGAGTGGCCGTGGGGGCGCTCCGGGGGCTGGCGACGGGCGCTTTGCGCGTGGGCTATCCGCCCAGCATGAGAGGCCTCGTGGTGCCTGCGTTGGCGGCGGTGCTGCGGCGGCATCCGGGTCTCGCGTTGAGCGCGGAGGAGGCCGTGGTGCGCAAGCTGGAGCGGCGGCTGGCGGATGGAAAGCTGGACGTGGGGTTGGGCTACGCACCGGCCCGCTCACCAGACCTGGACACCGAGGCCGTGTTCGACAGCCGGCTCGCGCTCGTCGTGCCGCGGAGCCATGCGCTCGCGGGCGCCGAGAGCGTGGGGGCGCGGCAGCTCACCAACGAACGCTTCGCCCTGCTCGCCCCAGGACTGCGCGCGCGCTCGCGCGTGGATGCGTACTTCGCGACGCTCCGGCTGTCACCGCACATCGCGCTGGAATCCAACGCGGTCGCGACGGTGCTGGCCATCGTTCGCGCCGGGCTCGCCGTGACGGTGCTCCCCGAGCCGCGCCTCGCCGACGTGGAGCGCCTGGTCGTGAAGCGATTGTCCCCGGCTCCACGCTCGGAGCTCGCCGCCCTCTTGTGGCGCAAGGGTGCGCCTCGCGCGCCCGCCGCGGAGCTGTTCGCCTCCGAGGTGCGCGCACGCTCTCAGGCGTCCGACGACTGAG from Myxococcus stipitatus carries:
- a CDS encoding LysR substrate-binding domain-containing protein → MELRHLRYFTAVADTLHFGRAARRVHVSQPTLSQQIRQLEEELGTPLFERARTGVRLTQAGELFRSYASRALEDVDAGRVAVGALRGLATGALRVGYPPSMRGLVVPALAAVLRRHPGLALSAEEAVVRKLERRLADGKLDVGLGYAPARSPDLDTEAVFDSRLALVVPRSHALAGAESVGARQLTNERFALLAPGLRARSRVDAYFATLRLSPHIALESNAVATVLAIVRAGLAVTVLPEPRLADVERLVVKRLSPAPRSELAALLWRKGAPRAPAAELFASEVRARSQASDD